The Zestosphaera sp. DNA window GTCTTCAGAAACCTAGATAATTCTCGATTTATTTTCTCAGGCCTCATTTCTGAGGGGAAGGTGCCGAAGTATATCTTGCCCCCTATACTCCTTAACTTACTTAACTCTGTCAGGAGGTCAAGGAAGTCTTGACTAGTTCTTGGATCCTCATATGAGAGCGCGTCAGGAGTTATGAACCTTAAGTCTCTAATTCCTTTACTCAGTAAATACTTACACCAGAATACTATGTTCTCTATGCTTCTATGCCTGGCTCTAGCTGTGTGTATGTAGCTGACTTGACAAAAACTACATGAGTGGCGGCACCCTCTAGTTATTTCTATAGGGTTGAATAAACCAAGTCTTGGCGAGAACGGCGGGTACGTGTCTAGCTCCTTAGTAAATCCCCTCCCTCTAAACACGAACTTGCCTGAGTCAACGTAGAATATTCCTGTAGTGCTTGAGGGGTCTCTATAGTTGAACCCTAACTCAACTAATTGAGGGAGTGAGTCTTCCGCATCACCTAAGAAAGCATACTTGAAACCTAGTGAGATGACTGTGCCGAAAGGGTCGCCGGTTGCGTGAGGGCCTCCAGCGATGCTTACAATACCTAGCTCACGTAGCTTCTTATTAATCTCGGCGAGCTTTTTATGTCTCGACGGAAGGTCCGTAGTTAGCAGTGTCTGCATGTACATGATCTTTGAATACTTAACTCTTAACTCGTTGATGGTGTTCAGCACATCATCTATCGATGCTAGATAGAAGTCAACATCTTTATGTAGTCCGTGCTTTTCTGCTGCCCCTAGCAACGTGTGTACACTATACTTGATAGTCTTCCAATACCCGACAACTATAGCGTTCTTCTTCATCTCAAGAGCCCATCACATTACATCGTTATAATGGGTACAGCTTCCTCCAGTATCATTTTTAGTTATTTAGGTCTTTTAAGTATTAGAGTAAGGTTGAGTTAATTGCGCGTTGACGAGCTGAAGCTACCTAACGAAGTAGTAGAAGCTTTAAGAAGAAGAGGAATAACCATACTTACGCCGCCTCAAGCAGAAGCTATTAAGAAAGGCTTGTTTGAAGGGCGCTCTCTAGTTGTTGTAGCTCCCACAGCAAGTGGTAAGACGCTTGTCGGCGAGTTAGCACTCATTAATACGTGGCTTAGCGGAGGTAAAGGGATCTACGTATCGCCTCTGAAGGCTTTGGCCGAAGAAAAATACGAAGAGTTTAAGTTTTGGAGTAGCCTTGGTGTGAGGGTAGGCATAACTACAGGTGATTACGATAACCCGGGTGAGGAACTTAAGAGGTATGACTGGATCGTAGCTACTTACGAGAGAATGGACTCAGTGTTTAGGCTTAAGCCTTCCTGGCTCAATGAAGTGAAGACCATAGTAATAGACGAGCTTCATATGGTAGGCGACGAAGATAGAGGACCTATTGTTGAGTTGTTGGCTGTTAGGTCACTCCTTAATAACTTACA harbors:
- a CDS encoding TIGR04013 family B12-binding domain/radical SAM domain-containing protein, producing MKKNAIVVGYWKTIKYSVHTLLGAAEKHGLHKDVDFYLASIDDVLNTINELRVKYSKIMYMQTLLTTDLPSRHKKLAEINKKLRELGIVSIAGGPHATGDPFGTVISLGFKYAFLGDAEDSLPQLVELGFNYRDPSSTTGIFYVDSGKFVFRGRGFTKELDTYPPFSPRLGLFNPIEITRGCRHSCSFCQVSYIHTARARHRSIENIVFWCKYLLSKGIRDLRFITPDALSYEDPRTSQDFLDLLTELSKLRSIGGKIYFGTFPSEMRPEKINRELSRFLKTHVDNKRVNIGAQSGSDELLKKIRRGHTSEDVLNALEALSSVGLTAEIDYIIGLPDETLEDQQITIEHMRRVVSMGGKVRIHYFIPLPGTPYALRNPSVIPLQIRHELMKLVGSGRARGNWLNQEKTVRELLKLRDEGVILLTSDRARNVLSDSSRKA